One genomic window of Phoenix dactylifera cultivar Barhee BC4 chromosome 6, palm_55x_up_171113_PBpolish2nd_filt_p, whole genome shotgun sequence includes the following:
- the LOC103707615 gene encoding uncharacterized protein LOC103707615, with translation MESERFQSEKQHSSATVDPAMTSCRKKKSEDTTILQDLRDHVDEFMHASMDEHKTCFTKTIQKMFGMSKAVAERTAGAKEVDSSLPLQTTVSR, from the exons ATGGAGTCCGAAAGATTTCAATCTGAAAAGCAGCATTCCTCTGCGACGGTCGATCCAGCAATGACATCATGTCGAAAGAAGAAATCAGAGGACACCACAATTTTGCAAGATCTGAGAGATCACGTTGATGAGTTTATGCATGCTTCCATGGATGAGCACAAGACTTGCTTTACGAAGACCATACAAAAG ATGTTTGGAATGTCCAAGGCCGTTGCGGAAAGGACTGCAGGAGCCAAGGAAGTTGATAGTTCTTTGCCCCTTCAGACAACCGTGTCCCGGTGA